In the Acidimicrobiales bacterium genome, one interval contains:
- the trpA gene encoding tryptophan synthase subunit alpha, protein MADVVTPIDLQTALADKVAAGGRCLVPYVTCGLDGWVDAVRAAVDAGADAVELGIPFSDPVMDGTTIQAASELALRAGAEPPSLIAEAAGLDVGVPLAVMTYYNIAFRMGHERFARSLVASGISGAILPDLPLDEVGPWASVADEIGVATVMLVAPTSPDERIVRIAARARGFVYAVGLLGVTGERAELATSARLIAARARAVASIPVLVGVGVSTPAQAVEVCEDADGVVVGSAVVRRLMEDGPAGVAEVVGDFRRALDAG, encoded by the coding sequence ATGGCCGACGTGGTCACACCGATCGATCTGCAGACCGCGCTCGCCGACAAGGTGGCCGCGGGGGGACGGTGTCTCGTGCCCTACGTGACCTGTGGCCTCGACGGCTGGGTCGACGCTGTCCGTGCCGCGGTCGACGCGGGCGCGGACGCGGTCGAGCTCGGTATCCCGTTCTCGGACCCGGTGATGGACGGTACGACGATCCAGGCCGCCAGTGAGCTGGCACTGCGGGCCGGAGCCGAGCCCCCGTCGCTGATCGCAGAGGCGGCGGGTCTCGACGTCGGCGTTCCGCTCGCCGTGATGACGTACTACAACATCGCGTTCCGCATGGGCCACGAGCGGTTCGCCCGGAGCCTGGTGGCCTCGGGCATCTCGGGAGCGATCCTGCCCGACCTGCCCCTCGACGAGGTCGGGCCGTGGGCGTCCGTCGCGGACGAGATCGGCGTGGCCACTGTCATGCTCGTGGCTCCGACGAGCCCCGACGAGCGGATCGTGCGCATCGCGGCGCGAGCGCGCGGGTTCGTCTACGCAGTCGGCCTGCTCGGAGTGACGGGTGAGCGCGCGGAGTTGGCGACGTCGGCCCGGTTGATCGCGGCGCGTGCCCGCGCCGTAGCGTCCATCCCGGTTCTGGTGGGTGTGGGCGTGTCGACCCCCGCCCAGGCCGTCGAGGTGTGCGAGGACGCCGACGGCGTCGTGGTGGGATCGGCGGTCGTGCGCCGCCTGATGGAGGACGGCCCCGCCGGGGTCGCCGAGGTGGTCGGCGATTTCCGCCGCGCTCTCGACGCCGGCTGA